The Sulfurimonas aquatica genomic sequence TGCAAGTGGTGATGTTGATAAAATAGAAGAGTACCTAACTGCAGTGATGAAAGATAGTAGTATGAAAGAGCAACTAGAAAGAATATATAAGGCTCAAGCGGATATTACAACTATAGTGCTTGTAAGAGATTCCAACAATAATAAAATAGTTGTAAGTATCGACTCTCATGAGTTTTGTACAGTTCCTGATGCAATTCAAAAGCTTCAAACTTTAAAAGAGTGTACGAATTGTATTAACTCAACTGACTCTATAGACGCACATAATTGCATTAGCTGTCATAAAGTGTATAAAGCAAGTAATTGCATAGGTGTAAACGACAGTATAAATATAGAAAATATAAGTTTTATAGATACAGTAGTAGATAATGAAATAGACCTAAGTGTAAATTATGAAGAAGATGACATAGAAGATTTAGCAAAGGATATGTTTCCTCGTTATTTCTCTTAGGATTATTATTTTATCTATCTAATTTAAAAGAGTAAAAAAGATATAGGTTAATTATGCTATTATCCCAAAAAATTAGTGATACAACAAAGGACAATAAATGACAAGTGGAAAAGTATTAACATTATATATGACAATGCCTGATATGATGCGTGCTGGTCACCGTATGCGAGTCGAAGACTTTGACTGTGATGAAAATGGTATTGTAGGTAGTAGAGATTATGATAATGGTGACGATAAGCCATTGGTTTTGATTTCAAAAAAGAGTTATGACATCATAGAAGAGGCTGAACTTGTTCTTGAAAAAGGTGTTCTAATGGAAGATATATATGTTGATATTGACCTTTATCATTTAAAAACTGGATCAATCATTGAGATAGGAGAAGTACTGTTTAAAGTAACGGGGCCATGTTTAGATTATCGCTATCTATATGCATTCGCACCTGAATTACCTGAACTCCTTCATGGAAACCGTGGTCTGTTTATTACTCCTATTGATTATGGCGGTATCCAAGTCGGTGACGAAGTAAAGATAATAGAAGAAGCATCTTAAGTTTAAGTATAAAAATAACAATTTAAATAAACTACTATTGCATGTCTTAAAATAATGTTTTAAAGAAGGCATGCTCTTTAAAAGAGAGTACTAAACATGAAAAAAATAGGTATTGGAATAGATTATAGTAATATCTGTAAAGACTATAATACATCATATTTAGACAGGGATAATACAGACCCTGCAACAAAAAAGTGCATGAAACAAATACTAACTTGGAGTAATGAATTTTTGTCTGATTTCATGAAAAGCTTTGAGTATAAAATATATCACTTACATTCATCTACTACAGTTAAGATAGATGAAGTCGCTTCTAAAAGATTTCTTTTTTATTCTCTAGAAAAAGAGATAACCTTACAAAGTTATGTACTACAAAAAGAGTATGTAGAGTATGATTCTTTAGTATCTTGGCAAGAGAATAATAATGAGGGAATACTTATTAGCAATGATGAAGATGGAGAAGGCATTTTTTTATATCTTGCAGAAAACTCCAAAGAGTATCAATGGATAGTCAGTAAACTTAATGATTTATCTTTAGAAGAAGTTCCCTTTCCTACAAAGTAAGAGTTGATAGGATTAAGTGTTAGAGTGATGAGTTGTCATCGGAAACTAACACTATAAAAGCACTTTTATTAATCTTGGATTTTTACATCCGAAGCGACTATGTATAATGGCGCGTTAAGTACGTAAAGCATAGTAGTTGCGTTTCCTACAGCAAAACCATAAAGATCATGTTCTTTTATTATGCTGATACCACTCATCATATCAAGAAATGAAAGTACGCCATTTTCAAGAATTCTTGAATCATTTATATTATTAAATTCTATCTTTACACTTTCAAGGTCTTCTCCGTCATCATCTTGTATTACTATAGTCAGAAGTTTTGAAGTGTCAGAAAGTGGTTGAATTGAGCGAAGTTGAGCACCTATAAAGTTATCATACTTTTGCAGTAGAGCGTTTATTTGTTCCATTGTTTTCCTTTGAAAATTATTGTGACATATTAGCGATAAAAGACTTTCTTAACCCTTTGCTAGTTAGAGTAAGATTCTCTTTAATCTAATTGAAATTTAACTAACTCTGCTTAAGCCTTCATCAACAATTATCTTCACTAGATTTTCATAGCTTAGTTTATGCTCATCTGTAAAAACTTGAAGAAAACTACTAGTTGTATTGGTTATTTCAGGGCTTAGGTTTACTTGCATGAAAAAACACTGACCATTCGTATTCATTTTTATATTTATCTCTCCATAGTCTCTAATGTCAAGGTCTATATATGCATCTATGGCAAGATTTTCAACCTTGTTTTTAATGAATTTGTCTTCTATGGGAATAGTTTTACTTTTAATATCTGTTTTTATCTCTTTATTAATATTCATCATGTTTTTTTCTGATTTAAGCGTTATTATCTCAATTGATGAAACTAGCATATTCTCATCTTCTGCTTTAATGATAGAAACTTTAAAATCGCGTCCATCCAAATACTCTTCAACCAAAGTAGGAGTTTTAGATAGGGCATAAAGATCACAAACTCTAGTCTCAAATTCATTGAAATTATTTACAAAAGGCAAGATCTCTTTATGAGGTATAGTTGCAGAAGATAGAGGCTGTAAAAAAAGAGGATAGTTGATTGGTATGTCATAATCGCGTTTATATTCACCAGGAACTGCTGTAAAGTATCTAGGTGTACGAATACCTTTATCTTCCAAGTAGGACTTTGCAAGAGCCTTATTGGAGCCAAATAGTAATGCTTCTTTAGAAGAACCAGAAAAATTAATATTATTATCTGTAAAAAAATCTGATAGTAAAACAGTTGAACCGTCTTCTGTTATTAAACTTTGGATATCTAGGATTAGTAAGTCTGGTTTTCTTTTTACTATATCGGTTAGGTCTGTTTGTGTATTACATATGCTTAACGCTACATCATAACCTGCTTTTTTAACTGCTTCTAATACATTAGTGTAAGATTTTTCTTTTGCTAAAGCACTCTCATTTGAGCAGGTGTTTTGCATTGTAATTATTTCTATATTCAATAGTAGATATCCTTCAATAAATGTACTGTTAGTAAGTAAAAGTACATGAAAAAGCCCGAAAAAAATATGTTTACATTAAATTTTGCTAGATCTAGGCTTTTAGTGTGGCTATGGTGTTTTTAAATAATTATAAAAACGAAGTCATATACAGATCAAGTATAATGAAATTGCCTACAGTATAGCATAATTATGGGGAGTTGTTAGGAGGTATTTTATAATTGGTTGCGGAAACAGGATTTGAACCTGTGACCTTCGGGTTATGAGCCCGACGAGCTACCGAACTGCTCTATTCCGCGACATTTGGGTAGTAAAAAATCTAAATTAAAAAGTTCAAGCAGCCTAAGCTACTTGAGACGATACTATAAACCAGTAACGTTTTCTGCTTGTGGGCCTTTTTCGCCTTCACCAACTTCGTATGTTACTCTTTGACCTTCGTCAAGAGATACACGACTTTGTCCATTACTATTTACTTGACGAAAATGTACAAATACATCTTTCCCGCCATCTTCTTGTTCGATAAAACCGAAACCTTTTTCAGAGTTGAACCATTTAACTGTTCCATTTAATAATGTTGCCATTTTAAATCCTTGTTTGTTTGAGTACACCATATCTCTAAGGTGATAAAAATCTAATATAAAGTTTTCTTTTAGGGTGAATGTACTGTAAACAAGAAGTTAGCAATATAAAGCAGACTAAAGATGTAACTTGAATCATCTTTTCTTGGTCACAGTATATCTGAATAAAATACAAAGTACAAGGGGTACTTAAAAGCTTGTAATAAGTAAGGTGAATCTTTTATGGAGTTTTCATCTTTGAGCTAATCTGATATAATCAGTTTATCATTATACGAAATGGAGTTCCTATCAGCTTATCAAGTAACTATTTTTTACTTTATCATGGTCTTAGTTTTGAAGTAGATGAAATAAAAGAATTGGATGAAAAAATAGATGATGAGACTTTTTTTGAAGTCTCAGCTCTTCTCCTCTCTTTAAACAGAAAAACTTTGGAGACTTTTTTAAATCTGAAGAGTTTTTCTCCACTTATGAGTACTCTTACTGATGAAAAAGTAAAAAACATAGACTCCCTCTACAGCCTACAAAATTCCATAATAAAACATTTTGATAAGCATAGCAGTAAAAATAATATTCATCATTTACACTCTGCATTTAACTATTTAAAAGAGGAGTCACTGCTTGATAGTCTCTCTTACGAAAAGCTTATCTCGCTCTTTGATCCATCACTTTTAAACAAAAAAAATAGAAGTGAAAAAGAGTCACATGTGTATGAAAATTTTCATACGGATAAAAAGGATATTTTAGTCACTATCGAGGAGTTGAAAAAACTTTTTAGTGTTTCAAAAAAACTAGACTCTATAGAAGAGTACTTGAACTCTCAAACATTTTCTATAGGAATTACGGGCGTTATGAACGCAGGTAAATCTACTATGTTAAATGCCCTTATGGGCAAAGAGATACTTGGAACAAGCGTAGTTCCTGAAACTGCCAATCTTACTGTCGTGAAGTACTCACAAACGCCATCTGCAAAAGTACTCTATTGGAATGAGCAGGAGTGGGGCTCTATTGTAAAGAGCGCTCGGAGTATAAAGGCGATGAGTAGATATGTGAGTGAGACAGAGAACTATTTTAAAGATATGTTGGACGAATACATACTAAAAGAGACTCGAGTTGATGATATATCAATAGAGAGTCTTAGTGAGTATACTTCTGCAAATGACAAAAAATCAAACCTTGTTAAGTCTGTGCAACTAGAAACGTCTTTAGAGTTTTTGCAAGAGGGCATTGAAATCGTAGATACTCCTGGTTTGGATGACACGGTAATTCAAAGAGAGCAGATCACCAAGGAGTATCTATCAAAGTGTGACGTAATGCTTCATCTTATGAACGTAAGTCAGAGCGCAACTCTTAAAGACATAGAGTTTATCATTGATGCTGTTTTATACCAAAACGTCTCCAAGGTCCTTATAGTTATAACTCGCGTTGACATGGTCTCTAAAGAGGATGTGTCTGAGGTTATTGAGTATACTAAAAGTTCTATCGCAAGAAGACTTTATGAGCAAAATGAAGACGCCAAACTTGATTATAT encodes the following:
- a CDS encoding dynamin family protein — encoded protein: MDEKIDDETFFEVSALLLSLNRKTLETFLNLKSFSPLMSTLTDEKVKNIDSLYSLQNSIIKHFDKHSSKNNIHHLHSAFNYLKEESLLDSLSYEKLISLFDPSLLNKKNRSEKESHVYENFHTDKKDILVTIEELKKLFSVSKKLDSIEEYLNSQTFSIGITGVMNAGKSTMLNALMGKEILGTSVVPETANLTVVKYSQTPSAKVLYWNEQEWGSIVKSARSIKAMSRYVSETENYFKDMLDEYILKETRVDDISIESLSEYTSANDKKSNLVKSVQLETSLEFLQEGIEIVDTPGLDDTVIQREQITKEYLSKCDVMLHLMNVSQSATLKDIEFIIDAVLYQNVSKVLIVITRVDMVSKEDVSEVIEYTKSSIARRLYEQNEDAKLDYILQTLHFIALSGKMALLHKTQKSQEAINAGYSLEQTGILEIEDYIKETLFGKKNSRSSLIIHSAKSRLKESINKELEALKYENSLLFKSEDEIDEELNELQTKKVKQQESFELLKQQISGYEVELSNYLTRLQIFLENELKSLQNVLRQRLIDETKYTLQKQKATPELKDIQRIIQSALKHGLMDIIREYRYKFVKKSTEISEIIRLQYDEIDEMKEGSFSAFEHQEIFAESYENGFLTSNYEVLLQRVSKLLGIASMKKLLNVDEELALIIKDEFISIESEIKVKAKTLSKELLNELILTINRPITELQEGLLESENMLNNHIKLLKENVNSKELKSLEIYEKIKNIELILQRYS
- a CDS encoding cold-shock protein, encoding MATLLNGTVKWFNSEKGFGFIEQEDGGKDVFVHFRQVNSNGQSRVSLDEGQRVTYEVGEGEKGPQAENVTGL
- a CDS encoding D-alanine--D-alanine ligase, with the protein product MNIEIITMQNTCSNESALAKEKSYTNVLEAVKKAGYDVALSICNTQTDLTDIVKRKPDLLILDIQSLITEDGSTVLLSDFFTDNNINFSGSSKEALLFGSNKALAKSYLEDKGIRTPRYFTAVPGEYKRDYDIPINYPLFLQPLSSATIPHKEILPFVNNFNEFETRVCDLYALSKTPTLVEEYLDGRDFKVSIIKAEDENMLVSSIEIITLKSEKNMMNINKEIKTDIKSKTIPIEDKFIKNKVENLAIDAYIDLDIRDYGEINIKMNTNGQCFFMQVNLSPEITNTTSSFLQVFTDEHKLSYENLVKIIVDEGLSRVS